From one Halosimplex rubrum genomic stretch:
- a CDS encoding presenilin family intramembrane aspartyl protease PSH, with product MSERTADGTEDAGAAGDTDAAESTTGIPSGTYAYAGIVACYTATIVLGLSLTDEIAAMGLAMFQDPGNVGNVGVFAVLLLVATGGMVAAFRYGYGEALVRVFLLGSASTLTAVAFVALTGVGSIAASGSVLMGLPDSPASIAVAAVAFAVLWGYPEWYVNDLAAVVFGAAAIPMLGLGFGPLPVVVLLVAWAGYDAYAVYVSGHMQELAAGLGDLRAPIVFVVPHSLDFSMRDPEFDLIGDDEETDAEPADERGDDAGSPARSEIALLGLGDAIIPGMLAVSAGQFLDAPAVVPALNANAPALGALVGGLVGMGGLLYLVHRVEGAHAGLPPLNAGVLGGYLLGAVAAGIPVTTALGL from the coding sequence ATGAGCGAACGGACCGCCGACGGGACCGAGGACGCGGGCGCCGCCGGCGACACCGACGCGGCCGAGTCGACGACCGGCATTCCGTCGGGCACCTACGCCTACGCGGGGATCGTCGCGTGCTATACGGCGACGATCGTCCTCGGCCTCTCGCTGACCGACGAGATAGCCGCGATGGGTCTGGCTATGTTTCAGGACCCCGGAAACGTCGGGAACGTCGGCGTCTTCGCGGTACTGTTGCTGGTGGCCACCGGGGGGATGGTCGCCGCCTTCCGTTACGGGTACGGCGAGGCGCTCGTCCGCGTGTTCCTGCTGGGGTCGGCGAGCACGCTCACCGCCGTGGCGTTCGTCGCCCTGACCGGGGTCGGGTCGATCGCCGCCAGCGGGAGCGTCCTGATGGGGCTACCCGACAGCCCCGCCTCGATAGCGGTCGCCGCCGTCGCCTTCGCCGTCCTCTGGGGCTACCCCGAGTGGTACGTCAACGACCTGGCGGCGGTGGTCTTCGGCGCCGCGGCCATCCCGATGCTCGGGCTCGGGTTCGGGCCGCTCCCGGTGGTCGTCCTGCTGGTGGCCTGGGCCGGCTACGACGCCTACGCCGTCTACGTCTCCGGCCACATGCAGGAACTCGCCGCGGGCCTGGGCGACCTGAGAGCCCCCATCGTCTTCGTCGTCCCCCACTCGCTCGATTTCTCGATGCGCGACCCCGAGTTCGACCTGATCGGCGACGACGAGGAGACCGACGCCGAACCGGCGGACGAACGCGGCGACGACGCCGGGTCGCCCGCCCGCTCCGAGATCGCCCTACTCGGGCTCGGCGACGCGATCATCCCGGGGATGCTCGCGGTCAGCGCGGGCCAGTTCCTCGACGCGCCCGCCGTCGTCCCGGCGCTCAACGCCAACGCGCCCGCCCTCGGGGCCCTCGTCGGCGGCCTCGTCGGTATGGGCGGCCTGCTGTATCTCGTCCACCGCGTCGAGGGCGCCCACGCGGGCCTCCCGCCGCTGAACGCCGGCGTGCTGGGCGGGTACCTCCTCGGCGCCGTCGCGGCCGGGATCCCGGTCACGACGGCGCTCGGGCTGTAG
- a CDS encoding lysylphosphatidylglycerol synthase transmembrane domain-containing protein, giving the protein MADTGRDLFDFVDRRTAVKIVGGFAIAFVALGLIAYGIGIEKIRAELARADPAWLALGCLSTAVGLVAWAKAWQIVLRVVGYRIPFRKLVVTYYAATFANYVTPLGQAGGEPFIAYVLSRDTEASYEDSLASVVTADLLNLLPFFTFAAIGTVVLVVRTTLSEQVRGVAGILVVFAVGVPVAAVVGWRSRRRVGSFALRVAAPVVRRTRFLSVEGLRERLRELNTAFERIAADRTALAHALVYSFVGWLFFALPLYAAVEAIGESISIFLVFFIVPASTLAGLTPSPGGLAGVEAALAGLLGTLGGFSFATGLSIAIVYRLASYVFAVLAGGVAALYVVSRS; this is encoded by the coding sequence GTGGCCGACACCGGACGGGACCTCTTCGACTTCGTCGACCGTCGGACGGCCGTCAAGATCGTCGGCGGGTTCGCCATCGCCTTCGTCGCGCTCGGCCTCATCGCGTACGGTATCGGCATCGAGAAGATCCGGGCGGAACTCGCCCGCGCCGACCCGGCGTGGCTGGCCCTCGGCTGTCTCTCGACGGCCGTCGGCCTCGTCGCCTGGGCGAAGGCCTGGCAGATAGTGCTCCGGGTGGTCGGCTACCGGATCCCGTTCCGGAAGCTCGTCGTCACCTACTACGCCGCGACGTTCGCCAACTACGTCACCCCGCTGGGCCAGGCCGGCGGCGAACCGTTCATCGCCTACGTCCTCTCGCGGGACACCGAGGCGTCCTACGAGGACTCGCTGGCCTCCGTGGTGACGGCGGACCTTTTGAACCTCCTGCCTTTCTTCACCTTCGCCGCCATCGGAACGGTCGTCCTCGTCGTGCGGACGACGCTCTCGGAGCAGGTCCGCGGCGTCGCTGGTATCCTCGTCGTCTTCGCCGTGGGGGTGCCGGTCGCCGCGGTCGTGGGCTGGCGCTCGCGCCGCCGCGTCGGGTCGTTCGCGCTGCGCGTCGCCGCACCGGTCGTCCGACGGACCCGCTTTCTCAGCGTCGAGGGGCTGCGCGAGCGACTGCGCGAACTCAACACGGCCTTCGAGCGCATCGCCGCCGACCGGACGGCGCTGGCCCACGCGCTCGTCTACTCCTTCGTCGGCTGGCTCTTTTTCGCCCTGCCGCTGTACGCCGCCGTCGAGGCCATCGGCGAGTCCATCTCCATCTTCCTCGTCTTCTTCATCGTCCCCGCGAGCACGCTCGCCGGGCTGACCCCCTCGCCCGGCGGCCTCGCGGGCGTCGAGGCGGCGCTGGCGGGCCTGCTCGGGACGCTGGGTGGGTTCTCCTTCGCGACCGGGCTCTCCATCGCCATCGTCTACCGCCTGGCGAGCTACGTCTTCGCCGTGCTGGCCGGCGGGGTCGCCGCGCTGTACGTGGTTTCGCGCTCCTGA
- a CDS encoding sulfatase, with product MSETDGPGNVLFVVMDTVRQSHLSVYGYDRPTTPNLADFADDARVFEEAVAPAPWTLPVHASLFTGLYPTQHGATQENPYLEGATTLAESLSAAGYATACYSSNAWITPYTNLADGFDDQDNFFQVMPGDLLSGPLSKIWKTMNDNDTLRGLADRLVELGNTAHEYFAESGGSDTKTPEIVDRVQDFVEESEERGDEWFSFVNLMDAHLPYHPPEAFAEEFAPGVDSTEVCQNSKEYNSGARDIDDDEWEAIQGLYDAEIAHIDHHLGRLFDWLQETDRWEDTLVVVCADHGELFGEHGLYGHEFGIYDPLVNVPLMVKHPDVEAERDTETQVELQDLYHTVLDHAGVAADAGGEPFDRARSLLDADYREFASVDAPRGAESRFAAHDEGELDDYAFVDYHRPVVELNQLESKASAAGIELDPDSRFYSRMRAGRRVDGKYIRNERIPDEAYRLDTDPDELEDLAESDDEVIAATEDALVTFESEMDGEWDDVTDEDVLDDMGEEAKDRLSDLGYIE from the coding sequence ATGAGCGAGACAGACGGTCCGGGGAACGTCCTGTTCGTCGTCATGGACACGGTCCGCCAGAGCCACCTCTCGGTGTACGGCTACGACCGGCCGACGACGCCGAACCTGGCGGACTTCGCCGACGACGCGCGGGTCTTCGAGGAGGCCGTCGCGCCGGCGCCCTGGACCCTCCCCGTCCACGCCTCGCTGTTCACGGGCCTGTACCCCACCCAACACGGCGCCACCCAGGAGAACCCCTATCTGGAGGGCGCCACCACGCTCGCCGAGTCGCTGTCGGCCGCGGGTTACGCCACCGCCTGCTACTCCTCGAACGCCTGGATCACCCCCTACACCAACCTCGCCGACGGCTTCGACGACCAGGACAACTTCTTCCAGGTCATGCCCGGCGACCTGCTGTCGGGCCCCCTGTCGAAGATCTGGAAGACGATGAACGACAACGACACGCTCCGGGGCCTCGCCGACCGCCTCGTCGAACTCGGCAACACCGCCCACGAGTACTTCGCCGAGAGCGGCGGCAGCGACACCAAGACCCCCGAGATCGTCGACCGCGTTCAGGACTTCGTCGAGGAGAGCGAGGAGCGCGGTGACGAGTGGTTCTCCTTCGTCAACCTGATGGACGCCCACCTGCCCTACCACCCGCCCGAGGCGTTCGCCGAGGAGTTCGCCCCCGGCGTCGACTCCACCGAGGTCTGCCAGAACTCCAAGGAGTACAACTCCGGTGCCCGCGACATCGACGACGACGAGTGGGAAGCGATTCAGGGGCTCTACGACGCCGAGATCGCCCACATCGACCACCACCTCGGGCGGCTGTTCGACTGGTTGCAGGAGACCGACCGCTGGGAGGACACCCTCGTCGTCGTCTGTGCCGACCACGGCGAGCTGTTCGGCGAACACGGCCTCTACGGCCACGAGTTCGGCATCTACGACCCGCTCGTCAACGTCCCGCTCATGGTCAAACATCCCGACGTCGAGGCCGAGCGCGACACCGAGACCCAGGTCGAACTACAGGACCTCTATCACACGGTCCTCGACCACGCGGGCGTCGCGGCCGACGCGGGCGGGGAGCCGTTCGACCGCGCCCGCTCGCTGCTCGACGCCGACTACCGCGAGTTCGCGAGCGTCGACGCGCCTCGGGGCGCCGAATCCCGCTTCGCCGCCCACGACGAGGGCGAACTGGACGACTACGCGTTCGTCGACTACCACCGGCCGGTCGTCGAGCTGAACCAACTGGAGAGCAAGGCCAGCGCGGCCGGGATCGAACTCGACCCCGACTCGCGGTTCTACTCGCGGATGCGCGCCGGCCGACGGGTCGACGGGAAGTACATCCGCAACGAGCGCATCCCCGACGAGGCCTACCGGCTCGACACCGACCCCGACGAACTGGAGGACCTCGCCGAGTCGGACGACGAGGTGATCGCCGCGACGGAGGACGCCCTCGTCACCTTCGAGTCGGAGATGGACGGCGAGTGGGACGACGTCACCGACGAGGACGTGTTGGACGACATGGGCGAGGAGGCCAAAGACCGCCTGTCTGACCTGGGGTACATCGAGTAA
- a CDS encoding NifU family protein: MSTETEDGDDLRERISNFLRRNFPQIQMHGGSAAIEEIDRENGTVTIQLGGACSGCGISPMTIQAIKTRMTKEIPEIETVNARTGGGMGGGEGMMGGDTGPSMPGDSRGGDIGGDDDEGPEAPF; the protein is encoded by the coding sequence ATGAGCACCGAAACCGAGGACGGCGACGACCTGCGCGAGCGCATCTCGAACTTCCTGCGGCGGAACTTCCCGCAGATCCAGATGCACGGGGGCAGCGCGGCCATCGAGGAGATCGACCGCGAGAACGGCACCGTAACGATCCAGCTCGGCGGCGCGTGTTCGGGCTGTGGCATCTCCCCGATGACCATCCAGGCCATCAAGACCCGTATGACCAAGGAGATCCCCGAGATCGAGACGGTCAACGCCCGCACGGGCGGCGGCATGGGCGGCGGCGAAGGCATGATGGGCGGCGACACCGGCCCTTCGATGCCCGGCGACTCCCGCGGCGGCGACATCGGCGGCGACGACGACGAAGGCCCCGAAGCGCCCTTCTGA
- a CDS encoding winged helix-turn-helix domain-containing protein — protein MDDERAIEEILDTIGDEHARRVLAAISREPRSAKDLSEECDLSLPTVYRRIEMLTQYDLIKDQTLVADDGNHYKVYESNFESTVISLEDDEYKVRIYREENLPDRFSQLWDDLNPE, from the coding sequence GTGGACGACGAACGGGCAATCGAGGAGATCCTCGATACCATCGGAGACGAACACGCCCGCCGGGTGCTCGCCGCGATCAGCCGCGAGCCCCGATCGGCGAAGGACCTGAGCGAAGAGTGCGACCTGTCGCTGCCGACCGTCTACCGCCGCATCGAGATGCTCACCCAGTACGACCTCATCAAAGACCAGACACTGGTGGCCGACGACGGCAACCACTACAAGGTCTACGAGTCGAACTTCGAGTCGACGGTCATCTCGCTGGAGGACGACGAGTACAAGGTGCGCATCTACCGCGAGGAGAACCTCCCGGACCGGTTCAGCCAGCTCTGGGACGACCTCAACCCCGAGTGA
- a CDS encoding PRC-barrel domain containing protein, producing MATDTEITDSDEGKKVIGQDGDEIGRVVEVSHGTAHVEPDPDISDTIMTKLGWGSRGEDTYPLQEEKVESVTDDEIRLGAI from the coding sequence ATGGCGACTGATACCGAAATCACCGACTCGGACGAGGGCAAGAAAGTAATCGGCCAGGACGGCGACGAGATCGGCCGCGTCGTCGAGGTGAGCCACGGCACGGCGCACGTCGAGCCCGACCCGGACATCTCGGACACGATCATGACCAAACTCGGCTGGGGGAGCCGGGGCGAAGACACGTACCCGCTCCAGGAGGAGAAGGTCGAATCCGTCACAGACGACGAGATCCGACTCGGCGCCATCTGA
- a CDS encoding UvrD-helicase domain-containing protein, whose translation MTEPSTQVTRLFGGPGSGKTTALLDRVETLLEENDDLEFRDVLVVSYTRAAAAEIRDRLAERLGESPRALKGNVCTMHAKAYELLDLSRGDVVGESDKEDFCEEYGVEYEDEYEGSRRRTARSTTIGNKIIATSQWLQRTRRDVADWYDVPFKWDDEVVRLPPEIDDNAQTGNKYTPTWPSDDDRISVPETIRAWRQFKGENDVVGFADMLERVAQRSLMPNVEYLVIDEFQDITTLQYDVYREWRPHMETVLIAGDDDQVVYAWQGADPDLLLEEQVTDDNILPNSYRLPSRILNVVNREVSHIEKRQEKDLNPRKEGGRVEGVQNPSMIDLVRNVRTTIEQDEEGTAMILFRARYQMFQFIDEFIGEGIPFTCLTDQRMWTDRLTQYVRAIEKLDEDESVTGLEARRLADMLADSAFGTSERDDLFDELDEMEEAADVEDLEELSVEPETIRDYAPFAPDPQAAADMLRKVTSFQERSVEAYFSGQYEGMETDRVRLGTIHSAKGREADHVFVATDLTEKVVEQMAATVDQSDRDVPGDEEFTKRTSPVPTLTDNERRVFYVGMSRARERLVIMENLVDGAPTLPIDVLLNNEPTGDSIEDVLANAQELGDAVAAD comes from the coding sequence ATGACTGAACCGTCCACCCAGGTGACGCGCCTGTTTGGTGGTCCCGGGAGCGGGAAGACGACGGCACTGCTCGACAGGGTCGAGACCCTGCTCGAAGAGAACGACGATCTGGAGTTCCGGGACGTGCTGGTGGTGTCCTACACCCGCGCGGCCGCGGCGGAGATCCGCGACCGCCTCGCCGAGCGACTCGGCGAGTCCCCGCGCGCGCTCAAGGGGAACGTCTGCACGATGCACGCGAAGGCGTACGAACTCCTCGACCTCTCGCGGGGGGACGTGGTCGGCGAGTCCGACAAGGAGGACTTCTGCGAGGAGTACGGCGTCGAGTACGAGGACGAGTACGAGGGGTCGCGACGCCGGACCGCCCGCTCGACCACGATCGGCAACAAGATCATCGCCACGAGCCAGTGGCTCCAGCGGACCCGCCGTGACGTGGCCGACTGGTACGACGTCCCCTTCAAGTGGGACGACGAGGTCGTCCGCCTCCCGCCGGAGATCGACGACAACGCCCAGACCGGCAACAAGTACACGCCGACCTGGCCCAGCGACGACGACCGCATCAGCGTCCCCGAGACGATCCGGGCCTGGCGCCAGTTCAAGGGCGAGAACGACGTGGTCGGCTTCGCCGACATGCTCGAACGCGTCGCCCAGCGCTCGCTCATGCCCAACGTCGAGTACCTCGTCATCGACGAGTTCCAGGACATCACGACCCTGCAGTACGACGTGTATCGCGAGTGGCGCCCGCACATGGAGACGGTGCTGATCGCCGGCGACGACGACCAGGTCGTCTACGCCTGGCAGGGCGCCGACCCCGACCTGCTGCTGGAGGAGCAGGTCACCGACGACAACATCCTCCCCAACTCCTACCGGCTCCCCTCTCGGATCCTCAACGTCGTCAACCGCGAGGTCAGCCACATCGAGAAACGACAGGAGAAGGACCTCAACCCGCGCAAGGAGGGCGGTCGCGTCGAGGGCGTCCAGAACCCCTCGATGATCGACCTCGTTCGCAACGTCCGCACCACGATCGAACAGGACGAGGAGGGGACGGCGATGATCCTCTTCCGCGCGCGCTACCAGATGTTCCAGTTCATCGACGAGTTCATCGGCGAGGGGATCCCCTTCACCTGCCTGACCGACCAGCGGATGTGGACCGACCGGCTCACCCAGTACGTCCGCGCCATCGAGAAACTCGACGAGGACGAGTCCGTCACCGGGCTGGAGGCCCGCCGCCTCGCGGACATGCTCGCCGACTCGGCGTTCGGGACGAGCGAGCGCGACGACCTGTTCGACGAACTCGACGAGATGGAGGAGGCCGCCGACGTCGAGGACCTCGAAGAGCTGTCGGTCGAACCGGAGACGATCCGCGACTACGCGCCGTTCGCTCCCGACCCCCAGGCGGCCGCCGACATGCTCCGGAAGGTCACCAGCTTCCAGGAACGCAGCGTCGAGGCGTACTTTTCGGGCCAGTACGAGGGCATGGAGACCGATCGCGTGCGCCTGGGTACCATCCACAGCGCGAAGGGTCGCGAGGCCGACCACGTCTTCGTCGCCACCGACCTCACGGAGAAGGTCGTCGAGCAGATGGCCGCGACCGTCGACCAGTCCGACCGCGACGTGCCGGGCGACGAGGAGTTCACCAAGCGCACCTCGCCCGTCCCGACGCTCACCGACAACGAGCGCCGCGTCTTCTACGTCGGGATGTCCCGCGCCCGCGAGCGACTCGTCATCATGGAGAATCTCGTCGACGGCGCGCCGACGCTGCCCATCGACGTGTTGCTCAACAACGAGCCGACCGGCGACTCCATCGAGGACGTGCTCGCCAACGCGCAGGAACTCGGCGACGCCGTCGCCGCCGACTGA
- a CDS encoding cupin domain-containing protein, producing MQVEAHSANETVEVTDGVHLTQLAVGERTSMQHVHIEPGAVVPEHSHEHEQVGYITSGSGVFVVDGEEFPVSSGDSYHLASGEPHSVEATGDEPLDGIDVFAPPRANPDWMD from the coding sequence ATGCAGGTCGAAGCACATTCGGCGAACGAGACGGTCGAGGTCACCGACGGCGTCCACCTCACACAGCTGGCGGTCGGCGAGCGGACGAGCATGCAACACGTCCATATCGAGCCGGGCGCGGTGGTCCCGGAACACAGCCACGAGCACGAGCAGGTCGGCTACATCACGAGCGGGTCGGGCGTGTTCGTCGTCGACGGCGAGGAGTTCCCGGTGAGTTCGGGCGACTCCTACCACCTCGCGAGCGGGGAGCCCCACAGCGTCGAGGCGACCGGCGACGAGCCGCTGGACGGCATCGACGTGTTCGCGCCGCCGCGGGCGAACCCGGACTGGATGGACTGA
- a CDS encoding DUF7521 family protein, which translates to MVEVVAVMRGVLALMRMAVFGLSLGITLISFQAYRQRPSERLQYAFMGFAFISMGVASTVIAQIGVREATETVRLFFRMTESIPFIIGFTMLYISLYRD; encoded by the coding sequence ATGGTAGAAGTCGTCGCGGTCATGCGGGGGGTCCTGGCGTTGATGCGGATGGCGGTGTTCGGGCTCTCGCTCGGGATCACGTTGATCAGCTTCCAGGCGTACCGACAGCGCCCCTCCGAGCGCCTGCAGTACGCCTTCATGGGTTTCGCCTTCATCAGTATGGGCGTCGCCAGTACCGTCATCGCCCAGATCGGCGTGCGCGAAGCGACCGAAACCGTCCGGCTGTTCTTCCGGATGACCGAGTCCATCCCCTTCATCATCGGGTTCACGATGCTGTACATCTCGCTGTATCGGGACTGA